Proteins encoded within one genomic window of Bradyrhizobium sp. 186:
- a CDS encoding EAL domain-containing protein, with protein MNDSKYSGATEAELGFLKEIVKLLPAGLTVQDAHGELLLVNDAAAALLGMDGSRPSPDLAQRREACRQALSAGQPVVTEEALHDGAARQVLLTTHRPVHLAGRQLLISASADITEQKNFEDQLFRSAYFDELTGLPSRRVIEHRANSLLARDGVGERFALAFLDVDNFKHINDYYGHTVGDTLLVELSKRLGRDLRESDMLSRISGDEFLLLLSPIQSQEEVAEFMQSALERLTAPFFIDNSEVFASTSVGVSLYPDHGRSFETLRQNADIAMYRIKNNGKGSAAFFDSGMEREALARMKIEQSLRLAILEKRFCCAFQSKVDIRTQAVKGIEALVRLRDDEGVIQAPGSFINLATELGLIDELTHLVLAEIVKSIDLINDTFGAEASISINVAAKQAGNPEFMRAFSRALEATGFPARFMIELTEEAFVAKNHFQSEILPMFRKLGVGISIDDFGTGYSSLSALADITADEIKIDRSFITDIHKRPRNQGILRAIESLSEALGMTVIAEGLESYEELAYLQAATKIRYAQGYYFSRPIFLEELKLATPASSESRASVTSRPMQQNRQGYSRASGYRR; from the coding sequence ATGAACGACAGTAAATATTCCGGCGCGACTGAGGCCGAACTCGGATTCCTCAAGGAGATCGTTAAATTGCTGCCGGCCGGCCTGACCGTGCAGGACGCGCATGGCGAGCTTCTGCTGGTTAACGATGCCGCGGCGGCCCTGCTCGGCATGGACGGCAGCCGGCCGTCGCCGGATCTTGCGCAACGCCGGGAGGCCTGCCGGCAGGCGCTGAGCGCCGGCCAGCCCGTCGTCACCGAGGAAGCGCTCCACGACGGAGCTGCACGCCAGGTGCTGCTCACCACCCATCGTCCGGTCCACCTCGCCGGACGCCAGCTCCTGATCTCGGCTTCCGCAGACATCACCGAGCAGAAGAATTTCGAGGACCAGCTGTTCCGCTCGGCCTATTTCGACGAGCTGACCGGGCTGCCTTCGCGGCGTGTGATCGAGCATCGCGCCAACAGCCTGCTGGCGCGCGATGGCGTCGGCGAGCGCTTTGCGCTCGCCTTTCTCGACGTCGACAATTTCAAGCACATCAACGACTATTACGGCCATACGGTCGGCGATACGCTGCTGGTCGAGCTGTCGAAGCGGCTCGGGCGGGATCTGCGCGAATCCGACATGCTGTCGCGCATCTCCGGCGACGAATTCCTGCTGCTGCTGTCACCGATCCAGAGCCAGGAGGAAGTCGCCGAATTCATGCAGTCGGCGCTGGAGCGGCTGACCGCGCCGTTCTTCATCGACAATTCGGAAGTCTTCGCCTCCACCTCCGTCGGCGTCAGCCTCTACCCCGATCACGGCCGCAGCTTCGAGACGCTGCGCCAGAACGCCGATATCGCGATGTACCGCATCAAGAACAACGGCAAGGGATCGGCAGCCTTCTTCGATTCCGGCATGGAGCGCGAGGCACTCGCGCGGATGAAGATCGAGCAGTCGCTGCGGCTTGCAATTCTCGAGAAGCGCTTCTGCTGCGCGTTCCAGTCCAAGGTCGACATTAGGACCCAGGCCGTAAAGGGCATCGAGGCCCTGGTGCGCCTGCGCGACGACGAAGGCGTCATCCAGGCGCCCGGCTCGTTCATCAATCTGGCCACTGAGCTCGGGCTGATCGACGAACTGACCCATCTCGTGCTCGCCGAGATCGTGAAATCGATCGACCTGATCAACGACACTTTTGGCGCGGAAGCGAGCATCAGCATCAACGTGGCCGCCAAGCAGGCCGGCAATCCTGAATTCATGCGGGCGTTTTCACGCGCGCTGGAGGCGACCGGGTTCCCCGCCCGCTTCATGATCGAGCTGACGGAAGAGGCATTCGTCGCCAAGAATCATTTCCAGTCCGAGATCCTGCCGATGTTCCGCAAGCTCGGCGTCGGCATCTCGATCGACGATTTCGGCACCGGCTATTCCTCGCTCTCGGCGCTCGCCGACATCACCGCCGATGAAATCAAGATCGACCGTTCCTTCATCACCGACATTCACAAGCGTCCGCGCAACCAGGGCATCTTGCGCGCGATCGAATCCCTGAGCGAGGCGCTCGGCATGACCGTCATCGCCGAAGGCCTCGAATCCTACGAGGAACTGGCCTATCTGCAGGCCGCAACCAAGATCCGCTATGCGCAGGGTTATTATTTCTCCCGCCCGATCTTCCTGGAAGAGCTGAAGCTCGCAACGCCCGCCTCCAGCGAGTCTCGCGCCAGCGTCACCAGCCGCCCGATGCAGCAGAACCGGCAGGGCTATTCGCGGGCGAGCGGATACCGGCGGTAG
- a CDS encoding sensor histidine kinase, protein MGKLINEFRKGWHGMAPPSLGLSIAFAIACLLVATLARWGLAHVRPDVYFTPYFPAVFFAAAFGGLRIGIITALVGGVLGVVLNFGDTFADRARFALLALYWGVSALTIWGVEHYRTMLAEQRWISKRLIEEEDYRKLLVDELQHRLKNKLSTVHAVLHQVLQDQPQIWARIDPRLRSLAATDDLISRIDKAGCDIRDLLISELGPYGHVRFTLNGDRLFLPPKLAVTLSLMFHELATNAGKYGAFSAPRGLLQVSWTVSDDRLAITWDETEGPSIDKVSAPGFGTKLLKSALSAFDGKTDISYMKTGLHCIMQCRIPRSE, encoded by the coding sequence ATGGGGAAACTGATCAACGAATTCCGTAAAGGCTGGCATGGCATGGCACCGCCGTCGCTCGGCCTGAGCATCGCCTTCGCGATCGCCTGCCTGCTGGTCGCGACGCTGGCGCGCTGGGGCCTCGCGCATGTGCGGCCCGACGTCTACTTCACGCCGTACTTCCCGGCCGTGTTCTTTGCCGCCGCGTTCGGAGGCTTGCGGATCGGCATCATTACGGCGCTGGTCGGCGGCGTGCTTGGCGTCGTCCTTAATTTCGGCGATACCTTTGCCGATCGGGCGCGATTTGCCCTGCTGGCGCTCTATTGGGGCGTATCTGCGCTGACCATCTGGGGCGTCGAGCATTATCGCACGATGCTGGCGGAGCAGCGCTGGATTTCAAAACGCCTGATCGAGGAAGAAGACTATCGCAAGCTGCTGGTGGACGAACTCCAGCACCGGCTGAAGAACAAGCTGTCGACGGTGCATGCCGTGCTGCATCAGGTACTCCAGGACCAGCCGCAGATCTGGGCCAGGATCGATCCGCGGCTGCGGTCGCTGGCCGCGACCGACGACCTGATCTCGCGGATCGACAAGGCCGGGTGCGACATCCGCGATCTCCTGATCTCGGAGCTCGGGCCTTACGGCCATGTCCGCTTCACCCTCAACGGCGACCGGCTGTTCCTGCCGCCGAAGCTCGCGGTCACGCTGTCACTGATGTTTCACGAACTCGCCACCAATGCGGGCAAATACGGCGCGTTCTCCGCACCGCGCGGCTTATTGCAGGTGTCATGGACCGTCAGCGACGACCGCTTGGCCATCACCTGGGACGAGACCGAGGGGCCGAGCATCGACAAGGTGTCCGCGCCCGGCTTCGGCACCAAGCTGCTGAAGTCGGCGCTGTCCGCCTTCGACGGCAAGACCGATATCTCGTACATGAAGACCGGGCTGCATTGCATCATGCAATGCCGCATCCCCCGAAGCGAATAG
- a CDS encoding glucose 1-dehydrogenase, with product MGRLDGKVAVITGATSGIGLRTAEVFVAEGAKIVIAGRRLPEGEALAKQLGAACVFRQTDVTVEEQMHALIALAVEKFGRIDCLFNNAGGPAQTGGIEGLEVERFDAAMATLVRSVMLGMKHAAPYMKKQGSGSIINNGSIAGRLAGFSSSMVYGAAKAAVIHLTKCVAMELGESNVRVNSISPGAIATGIFGKALGLTTEAAEKTPAVMREVYKSAQPIPRAGLPDDIAHAAVFLASDESSFINGHDLVVDGAITGGRNWSQQQQGYVALRKAFDQGA from the coding sequence ATGGGCAGGCTGGACGGCAAGGTTGCGGTGATTACGGGCGCGACGAGCGGGATCGGATTGCGTACCGCGGAAGTCTTCGTTGCCGAAGGTGCCAAAATTGTGATCGCAGGCCGGCGTCTACCGGAAGGCGAGGCGCTGGCGAAGCAGCTCGGTGCGGCCTGCGTTTTCCGCCAGACGGACGTGACGGTCGAAGAGCAGATGCACGCGCTGATCGCGCTCGCGGTCGAGAAGTTCGGCCGGATCGATTGTCTCTTCAACAATGCCGGCGGCCCGGCGCAGACCGGCGGCATCGAAGGCCTCGAGGTCGAGCGCTTCGACGCCGCAATGGCGACGCTGGTGCGCAGCGTCATGCTCGGGATGAAGCACGCCGCGCCTTACATGAAGAAGCAGGGCTCGGGCAGCATCATCAACAATGGCAGCATCGCCGGCCGCCTCGCCGGCTTCTCGTCCTCGATGGTCTATGGCGCGGCCAAGGCCGCGGTGATTCATCTCACCAAATGCGTGGCGATGGAGCTCGGCGAGTCCAACGTGCGGGTCAACTCGATCTCGCCCGGCGCGATCGCCACCGGCATTTTCGGCAAGGCGCTAGGATTGACGACCGAAGCCGCAGAAAAGACGCCGGCTGTCATGCGCGAGGTCTACAAGAGCGCGCAGCCGATCCCGCGCGCGGGCCTGCCCGACGACATCGCGCACGCCGCGGTATTCCTGGCGAGCGACGAATCCAGCTTCATCAACGGCCACGACCTCGTCGTCGACGGCGCCATCACCGGCGGCCGCAACTGGAGCCAGCAGCAGCAGGGCTACGTCGCGCTGCGCAAGGCGTTCGATCAGGGGGCGTAA
- a CDS encoding cytochrome P450: MSMQNVASPALSFTAPKRNELTHIPGDEGWPIIGKTFQVLADPKGHIEKNGVKYGPVYRTHIFGETNVVLLGPEANELVLFDQQKLFSSTHGWNKVLGLLFPRGLMLLDFDEHRLHRKALSVAFKSGPMKSYLNDLDRGIAGRVAQWKAKPGEMQLYPAMKQLTLDLAATSFLGADIGPEVDEINRAFVDMVAAAVTPIRRPLPGTQMARGVRGRRRVVAYFREQIPLRRAKAGGEDLFSQLCHATHEDGALLSEQDITDHMSFLMMAAHDTLTSSLTSFIGELAAHPDWQRKLRDEVLALGLAADAPTSFDDLEKMPLSEMAFKEALRIKPPVPSMPRRAMRDFSFKGFTIPGGTAIGVNPLYTHHMKDIWPEPDRFDPLRFTEEAQRNRHRFAWVPFGGGAHMCLGLHFAYMQAKCFARHFLQNIEVSLEPGYKPDWQMWPIPKPRDGLRLTVKAV; this comes from the coding sequence ATGTCGATGCAGAATGTGGCCTCGCCTGCACTTAGCTTTACGGCGCCAAAACGTAACGAGCTGACGCACATCCCCGGTGACGAGGGCTGGCCAATCATCGGCAAGACCTTCCAGGTGCTCGCCGACCCAAAGGGCCACATCGAAAAGAACGGCGTCAAATACGGCCCGGTCTATCGCACCCACATTTTCGGCGAAACCAATGTCGTGTTGCTTGGCCCCGAAGCCAACGAGCTCGTGCTGTTCGACCAGCAGAAACTGTTCTCCTCGACCCATGGCTGGAACAAGGTGCTCGGCCTGCTGTTTCCGCGCGGATTGATGCTGCTGGATTTCGACGAGCACCGCCTGCATCGCAAGGCGCTGTCGGTCGCGTTCAAGTCCGGACCGATGAAATCCTATCTCAACGATCTCGACCGCGGCATCGCAGGCCGCGTCGCGCAGTGGAAGGCCAAGCCGGGCGAGATGCAGCTTTATCCGGCGATGAAGCAGCTCACGCTCGATCTTGCAGCGACGTCGTTCCTCGGCGCCGATATCGGGCCTGAGGTTGACGAGATCAACCGCGCCTTCGTCGACATGGTCGCAGCCGCCGTCACCCCGATCCGGCGCCCCCTGCCCGGCACCCAGATGGCGCGCGGCGTGAGGGGCCGCAGGCGCGTCGTCGCCTATTTCCGCGAGCAGATCCCGCTCCGCCGCGCCAAGGCGGGCGGCGAGGATCTGTTCTCGCAGCTCTGCCACGCCACTCATGAGGACGGCGCGTTGCTCTCCGAGCAGGACATCACCGACCACATGAGCTTCCTGATGATGGCCGCGCACGACACGTTGACCTCGTCGCTGACCTCCTTCATCGGCGAGCTCGCGGCACATCCGGACTGGCAGCGAAAGCTGCGCGACGAGGTTCTGGCGCTCGGGTTGGCCGCTGATGCGCCGACCAGCTTCGATGATCTCGAAAAGATGCCGCTGTCGGAGATGGCCTTCAAGGAAGCGCTACGGATCAAGCCGCCGGTGCCGTCGATGCCGCGCCGCGCCATGCGCGATTTCAGCTTCAAGGGTTTTACGATTCCCGGCGGCACCGCGATCGGCGTCAATCCGCTCTATACCCATCACATGAAGGACATCTGGCCGGAGCCGGATCGCTTCGATCCCCTGCGGTTCACCGAGGAGGCCCAACGCAACCGCCACCGCTTCGCCTGGGTGCCGTTCGGCGGCGGCGCGCATATGTGCCTCGGCCTGCACTTCGCCTACATGCAGGCCAAATGCTTTGCGCGGCATTTCCTGCAAAACATCGAGGTGTCGCTGGAGCCGGGCTACAAGCCGGACTGGCAGATGTGGCCGATCCCGAAGCCGCGCGACGGGCTGCGGCTGACGGTGAAGGCGGTGTGA
- a CDS encoding LLM class flavin-dependent oxidoreductase: MARLKFGAFLAPHHPIGEHPMLQFRRDLDLVEQLDALGYDEFWCGEHHSSGWEMIASPEMFLAAAGERTKRIKLGTGVVSLPYHHPYNVAQRMVQLDHMTGGRAIFGSGPGALASDAHTLGIDPMTQRDRQDEAIGVIRRLFNGERVTAKSDWFTMNDAALQILPLQEEMPFVVASQISPSGMTLAGKYGIGIISLGSMTTQGLMSLQQQWQFAEDAAKKHGTKVDRANWRVLLTWHLAETREQARREAGAGLMRWHNEYNVGTLQRPGLTAFASPDEAVDKTAFVDGAASVIGTPDDLVKMIKNVMQVSGGVGAVIGFVHDWANPENTRRSWDLVARYVVPEINGYIDSLRKSQKFVIENRAIFERAGQAVMAKIMENEKAAEALKVTGAGRVAIPAVNAPDLQKEAAKR; this comes from the coding sequence ATGGCGCGCCTGAAATTCGGAGCCTTTCTTGCCCCGCATCATCCGATCGGGGAGCATCCGATGCTTCAGTTCCGGCGCGATCTCGACCTGGTCGAGCAGCTCGATGCGCTCGGCTATGACGAGTTCTGGTGCGGCGAGCACCACTCCTCCGGCTGGGAGATGATCGCGTCGCCCGAGATGTTCTTGGCGGCAGCCGGCGAGCGCACCAAGCGGATCAAGCTCGGAACCGGCGTGGTCTCGCTGCCCTATCACCATCCCTACAACGTCGCGCAGCGGATGGTACAGCTCGACCACATGACCGGCGGCCGCGCCATCTTCGGCTCCGGCCCTGGCGCGCTTGCGTCGGACGCGCACACGCTCGGCATCGACCCGATGACCCAGCGCGACCGCCAGGATGAGGCAATCGGCGTGATCCGCCGGCTCTTCAATGGCGAGCGCGTCACCGCCAAGAGCGACTGGTTCACGATGAACGACGCCGCGCTCCAGATCCTGCCGTTGCAGGAGGAGATGCCGTTCGTGGTGGCGTCGCAGATCTCGCCCTCCGGCATGACGCTTGCCGGCAAATACGGCATCGGCATCATCTCGCTGGGCTCGATGACGACGCAGGGCCTGATGTCGCTCCAGCAGCAATGGCAGTTCGCCGAGGATGCCGCCAAGAAGCACGGCACAAAAGTCGATCGGGCGAACTGGCGCGTGCTGCTGACCTGGCACCTCGCCGAGACCCGCGAGCAGGCCCGCCGCGAGGCCGGCGCCGGCCTGATGCGCTGGCACAACGAATATAATGTCGGCACGCTGCAGCGGCCCGGCCTGACCGCGTTCGCCTCGCCCGACGAGGCCGTGGACAAAACCGCCTTCGTCGACGGCGCGGCGTCCGTCATCGGCACGCCGGACGATCTCGTCAAGATGATCAAGAACGTGATGCAGGTGTCCGGCGGCGTCGGCGCCGTCATCGGCTTCGTGCATGACTGGGCCAATCCGGAGAACACGCGCCGGAGCTGGGACCTGGTCGCGCGCTACGTCGTGCCGGAGATCAACGGCTACATCGACAGCCTGCGCAAGTCGCAAAAGTTCGTGATCGAGAACCGTGCGATCTTCGAGCGCGCGGGTCAGGCCGTGATGGCCAAGATCATGGAGAACGAGAAGGCTGCCGAGGCGCTCAAGGTGACCGGCGCCGGCCGCGTCGCCATTCCCGCCGTCAACGCCCCGGATTTGCAGAAGGAAGCGGCGAAGCGATAA
- a CDS encoding MFS transporter, with amino-acid sequence MHQAVTKQIDAARRWWVLAIVVAAQFMFGVDAFVVNVAIPTIAIDLHATPAQIESVIAIYLIAYATLVVTGGRLGDIHGAKNIFLAGVLGFTLTSLWCGLAQSGAELIVARLAQGATAALMVPQVLATLHLLFTDESRSRAFAIYGIVLGLAGAAGFLLGGVLVTIDLAGAGWRSVFFVNVPCGLVIAAAAWRIMPSVSRRAGTRLDIKGSAVLFAGLLCLIGPLLFGHDVGCAPWLWAVMAIGGVILAAFLRLEHAVARAGGMPLIDLTLLSDAAFLRGLGAAFFFFAANLSFYLVMTLFMQRGLQIPPLSAGMAFIPLALAFVVASRHSGARARRRGTKVLIEGCALQIAGLAALALVAAYVDAPTPIELALAMIIVGYGQGLVMAPLSGAVLSTVKPAAAGSASGMYGTTAQIGNAAGVAAIGAVFFAVEALQSARAGFVVSLVLFATLIMICAAFLAWMRRASARS; translated from the coding sequence ATGCATCAAGCCGTCACGAAACAAATCGATGCGGCCCGCCGCTGGTGGGTGCTGGCCATCGTCGTGGCCGCCCAGTTCATGTTCGGCGTCGACGCCTTCGTGGTCAACGTCGCGATTCCCACCATCGCGATCGATCTGCATGCGACGCCGGCGCAGATCGAATCCGTCATCGCGATCTACCTGATCGCCTATGCGACCCTGGTCGTCACCGGCGGCCGGCTCGGCGACATCCATGGCGCGAAAAACATATTCCTGGCCGGCGTGCTCGGCTTCACCCTGACGTCGCTCTGGTGTGGCCTGGCGCAATCCGGCGCCGAGCTGATCGTCGCGCGGCTAGCGCAGGGCGCGACCGCCGCGCTGATGGTGCCGCAGGTGCTGGCGACGCTGCATCTCCTGTTCACCGATGAATCGCGCAGCCGCGCCTTCGCCATCTACGGCATCGTGCTGGGGCTCGCGGGTGCCGCGGGATTCCTGCTCGGCGGTGTCCTCGTCACGATCGATCTCGCCGGCGCCGGCTGGCGTTCGGTGTTCTTCGTCAACGTGCCGTGCGGTCTCGTCATCGCAGCCGCCGCCTGGCGCATCATGCCGTCGGTGTCGCGCCGGGCCGGCACAAGGCTCGATATCAAGGGCAGCGCCGTGCTGTTTGCGGGGTTGCTCTGCCTGATCGGGCCATTGTTGTTCGGCCATGATGTCGGCTGTGCGCCGTGGTTGTGGGCGGTGATGGCGATCGGCGGCGTGATCCTCGCAGCGTTCCTGAGGCTCGAGCATGCGGTCGCGCGCGCCGGCGGCATGCCGCTGATCGATCTCACGCTGCTGTCGGACGCGGCCTTCCTGCGCGGACTCGGGGCGGCCTTCTTTTTCTTCGCCGCCAATCTCTCGTTTTATCTGGTCATGACGCTGTTCATGCAGAGGGGATTGCAGATCCCGCCGCTCTCGGCCGGCATGGCCTTCATTCCGCTCGCGCTCGCCTTCGTGGTGGCGTCGCGGCACAGCGGCGCGCGGGCGCGGCGGCGCGGCACCAAGGTGTTGATCGAAGGTTGTGCGCTCCAGATCGCGGGCCTCGCAGCGCTCGCGCTCGTTGCAGCTTACGTCGACGCGCCGACGCCGATTGAACTCGCGCTCGCGATGATCATCGTCGGTTACGGTCAGGGCCTGGTGATGGCGCCGCTCTCCGGCGCAGTGCTCTCGACTGTGAAGCCGGCCGCCGCAGGTTCTGCCTCAGGGATGTATGGCACCACCGCGCAAATCGGCAATGCGGCCGGAGTGGCCGCAATCGGCGCGGTGTTCTTCGCCGTCGAAGCGCTGCAATCAGCGCGCGCAGGATTTGTCGTCTCGCTCGTGCTGTTTGCGACGTTAATCATGATCTGCGCCGCATTTCTGGCGTGGATGCGCCGCGCATCTGCACGAAGTTGA
- a CDS encoding PHB depolymerase family esterase: MSLTRNVDLLRRLPRLDGLRFAEFGSSADASSPLEEVTGVGDNPGNLRMFAFVPAQLQQPRALVVVLHGCGQTAASYDLGAGWSTLAEHYGFALLMPEQQRSNNANTCFNWFNPEDTARDSGEARSIREMIAHMVATHRVDARRIFITGLSAGGGMTSVMLATYPEVFAAGAVIAGLPYGVATNLREALDGMFHSPERSADELGDLVREASSHRGPWPKISVWHGSADRTVNPGNANEIVKQWLDLHDLPAVPMAETNVDGYPRQAWWNGNGETIVESYTITDMAHGTPLGVADNDQRYGVEGAFLIEAGISSSYHIAKFFGLTGWILDAAKKAEAKPAAPPKPVLSPAPHLARSIRAAVAEQPAAPKRETGRSLDIGEIITRALTAAGLMK; the protein is encoded by the coding sequence GTGTCGTTAACCAGAAATGTCGATCTCTTAAGACGTCTGCCACGGCTGGACGGTCTGCGCTTTGCCGAGTTCGGTTCAAGCGCTGATGCGTCCAGTCCGTTGGAGGAAGTCACGGGCGTCGGCGACAATCCCGGCAATCTGCGCATGTTCGCGTTCGTGCCGGCGCAATTGCAGCAGCCGCGCGCGCTCGTCGTGGTGCTGCATGGCTGCGGCCAGACTGCGGCGAGCTACGATCTCGGCGCGGGATGGTCGACGCTCGCAGAACACTATGGCTTCGCGCTTCTGATGCCGGAGCAGCAGCGCTCCAACAACGCCAACACCTGCTTCAACTGGTTCAATCCGGAAGACACCGCGCGCGACAGCGGCGAGGCGCGTTCGATCCGCGAGATGATCGCGCATATGGTCGCGACGCATCGCGTCGACGCACGGCGCATCTTCATCACCGGTCTCTCCGCGGGCGGCGGCATGACATCGGTCATGCTCGCGACCTATCCGGAGGTCTTCGCGGCCGGCGCGGTCATCGCGGGGTTGCCTTATGGCGTGGCGACCAACCTGCGCGAAGCGCTGGACGGCATGTTCCATTCACCCGAGCGTTCGGCGGACGAGCTCGGCGATCTCGTGCGGGAGGCCTCGAGCCATCGTGGGCCCTGGCCGAAGATCTCGGTGTGGCATGGCAGCGCCGATCGCACCGTCAATCCCGGCAATGCCAACGAGATCGTCAAGCAGTGGCTCGATCTGCATGACCTTCCGGCCGTGCCGATGGCGGAGACCAATGTCGACGGCTATCCGCGCCAGGCATGGTGGAATGGGAACGGCGAGACCATCGTCGAATCCTACACCATCACCGATATGGCACATGGCACGCCGCTCGGCGTCGCCGACAACGATCAGCGCTATGGCGTGGAAGGCGCGTTTCTGATCGAAGCCGGCATCTCCTCGTCCTACCACATCGCAAAGTTCTTCGGCCTGACCGGCTGGATTCTGGACGCGGCGAAGAAGGCGGAGGCAAAGCCTGCCGCCCCGCCGAAGCCGGTACTGTCGCCCGCACCGCATCTTGCACGCTCGATCCGCGCGGCAGTCGCCGAGCAGCCGGCCGCGCCGAAGCGCGAGACAGGCCGCAGCTTGGATATCGGCGAGATCATCACGCGGGCGCTGACCGCCGCGGGGTTGATGAAGTAG
- a CDS encoding IS110 family transposase, whose translation MNQIIRIGMDTSKYIFVLHGVDAAEQPVLRKKLSRKQVAEFFAKLPPTVIGMEACGASQYWARELRKLGHEVKLMAPQLVKPYVSRNKNDGRDAEGLCEAMSRPTMRFVPVKSAEQQAALMLTGIRDGLIARRTQLTNTIRGHAAEFGLIAPKGLDKIEPLLAQIAQDETLPVLARELFVVLGRECAKLESELEAIEARLMAWHRGDAMGRRLAQIPSVGPIVATALVMKTPDPRAFRSGRHFAAWVGLTPKDHSTAGKTRLGKITRAGDEDLRRLLVIGATAVIQQARRGRGQHSRWLLALIARKPPKLAAVALANKVARIAWKLMVTGESYDAARLNAAAAGAA comes from the coding sequence GTGAACCAGATTATCCGTATTGGGATGGATACGTCGAAGTATATTTTCGTGCTGCATGGGGTTGATGCGGCGGAGCAGCCGGTCTTGCGCAAGAAGCTGTCGCGCAAGCAGGTGGCGGAGTTCTTCGCCAAGTTGCCACCGACCGTGATCGGGATGGAGGCCTGCGGGGCTTCGCAATATTGGGCGCGAGAGCTTCGCAAGCTCGGCCACGAGGTGAAGCTGATGGCGCCGCAACTGGTGAAGCCCTACGTGTCGCGGAACAAGAACGACGGGCGGGACGCGGAAGGGCTTTGCGAGGCGATGAGCCGACCGACCATGCGGTTCGTGCCGGTGAAGAGCGCCGAGCAGCAGGCCGCATTGATGCTGACGGGCATCCGCGACGGGCTGATCGCCCGGCGCACTCAGTTGACCAATACGATCCGCGGCCATGCGGCGGAGTTTGGCCTGATTGCGCCCAAGGGGCTGGACAAGATCGAGCCGTTGCTGGCGCAGATTGCGCAGGACGAGACGCTTCCCGTCCTGGCGCGCGAGCTGTTTGTCGTGCTGGGCCGCGAATGCGCCAAGCTCGAGAGCGAGCTGGAGGCGATCGAAGCCAGGCTGATGGCCTGGCACCGTGGCGATGCCATGGGCCGGCGTTTGGCGCAGATCCCCTCGGTCGGTCCGATCGTTGCCACCGCGCTGGTGATGAAGACGCCGGATCCGCGGGCGTTCCGCTCCGGTCGTCACTTTGCGGCCTGGGTGGGATTGACGCCCAAGGACCACTCCACCGCCGGCAAGACCAGGCTTGGCAAGATCACCCGGGCGGGCGACGAGGATCTGAGGCGGCTGCTCGTGATCGGGGCCACGGCCGTGATCCAGCAGGCCCGACGAGGCCGCGGCCAACACTCACGTTGGCTGCTGGCGCTGATTGCGCGCAAGCCGCCGAAGCTTGCGGCCGTGGCGCTCGCCAACAAGGTGGCCCGCATCGCCTGGAAGCTGATGGTGACGGGAGAGAGTTACGATGCGGCGCGGTTGAATGCCGCTGCGGCAGGGGCCGCCTAA
- a CDS encoding helix-turn-helix domain-containing protein: MAKAKMVRTCPVAAFQKMISGKYKLRIVWDLKDGPRRYGEIRSGLLRGTEGSAEITPRVLSRELKALTQSGLIDRKDFGEVPPKVEYRLTRRGKSFVPVVAAIRDWGERHLGEAAALADAAE; encoded by the coding sequence ATGGCGAAGGCAAAGATGGTTCGCACCTGCCCGGTCGCGGCTTTTCAAAAAATGATCAGCGGCAAGTACAAGCTCCGCATCGTCTGGGACCTCAAGGACGGCCCGCGCCGCTACGGCGAGATCAGGAGCGGACTGTTGCGCGGCACAGAAGGCAGCGCCGAGATCACGCCGCGCGTGCTCAGCCGTGAACTGAAGGCGCTGACGCAAAGCGGCCTGATCGACCGCAAGGATTTTGGCGAGGTGCCGCCCAAGGTCGAGTATCGCCTGACGCGCAGGGGCAAAAGCTTCGTGCCCGTGGTCGCCGCGATCCGCGACTGGGGCGAGCGTCACCTCGGCGAAGCGGCGGCGCTGGCCGACGCCGCCGAATAA